One window of the Macaca thibetana thibetana isolate TM-01 chromosome 1, ASM2454274v1, whole genome shotgun sequence genome contains the following:
- the DMRTA2 gene encoding doublesex- and mab-3-related transcription factor A2 has translation MELRSELPSVPGAATAAAATATGPPVASVASVAAAAAAAASLPVSVAGGLLRGPPLLLRAAEKYPRTPKCARCRNHGVVSALKGHKRYCRWKDCLCAKCTLIAERQRVMAAQVALRRQQAQEENEARELQLLYGTAEGLALAAANGIIPPRPAYEVFGSVCAADGGGPGAGAPAGTGGGAAGAGGSEAKLQKFDLFPKTLLQAGRPGSPQPPPVKPLSPDGADSGPGTSSPEVRPGSGSENGDGESFSGSPLARASKEAGGSCPGSAGPGGGGGEEDSPGSASPLGSESGSEADKEEGEAAPAPGLGGGSGPRQRTPLDILTRVFPGHRRGVLELVLQGCGGDVVQAIEQVLNHHRGGLAAGLGPAAPPDKAAVGAAAAADDAWPGRVDAAASGGPGLPAPLQAGPAAPPHHRPLLAGAMAPGALGSLSSRSAFSPLQPNASHFGAEAGAYPLGAPLGLSPLRLAYSAAAAHSRGLAFMAPYSTAGLVPTLGFRPPMDYAFSDLMRDRSAAAAAAVHKEPTYGGGLYGPMVNGAPEKQ, from the exons ATGGAGCTGCGCTCGGAGCTGCCCAGCGTGCCCGGCGCGGCGACGGCAGCGGCGGCTACAGCGACTGGGCCGCCCGTGGCGTCGGTGGCGTCGGTGGCGGCCGCCGCGGCAGCCGCCGCATCGCTACCGGTAAGCGTGGCAGGCGGCTTGCTGCGGGGGCCGCCACTGTTGCTGCGGGCAGCCGAGAAGTACCCGCGGACCCCCAAGTGCGCGCGCTGTCGCAACCATGGCGTGGTGTCTGCACTCAAGGGCCACAAACGCTACTGTCGCTGGAAGGACTGCCTGTGCGCCAAGTGCACGCTCATCGCGGAGCGCCAGCGTGTCATGGCGGCGCAGGTGGCGCTGCGCAGGCAGCAGGCGCAGGAGGAGAACGAGGCGCGCGAGCTGCAGCTGCTCTACGGTACTGCCGAGGGGCTGGCGCTGGCCGCAGCCAACGGCATCATCCCCCCGAGGCCCGCCTACGAGGTCTTCGGTTCAGTGTGCGCCGCCGACGGCGGGGGACCCGGAGCGGGAGCGCCCGCGGGGACCGGAGGCGGAGCAGCTGGCGCAGGCGGTTCAG AGGCCAAGTTGCAGAAGTTTGACCTGTTTCCCAAGACGCTGCTTCAGGCAGGCCGCCCGGGCAGCCCGCAGCCTCCGCCGGTGAAGCCCTTATCACCCGACGGCGCAGACTCGGGGCCTGGGACGTCGTCCCCAGAGGTGCGGCCCGGCTCAGGCTCGGAGAACGGTGATGGCGAGTCCTTTTCGGGTTCGCCCCTAGCTCGGGCCTCCAAAGAGGCAGGTGGCAGCTGCCCAGGCAGCGCCGGTCCTGGTGGCGGTGGCGGCGAGGAGGACAGCCCGGGCTCCGCTAGCCCTCTGGGCTCTGAATCCGGTTCAGAGGCTGACAAAGAAGAGGGTGAGGCCGCGCCGGCGCCGGGGCTGGGCGGAGGCTCGGGTCCACGGCAGCGGACGCCGCTGGACATCTTGACACGCGTCTTCCCGGGCCACCGGCGAGGCGTCCTGGAGCTGGTGTTGCAGGGCTGCGGCGGCGACGTGGTGCAGGCCATCGAGCAGGTGCTGAACCACCACCGTGGGGGCCTGGCTGCTGGCCTGGGCCCTGCGGCGCCCCCGGATAAGGCCGCCGTGGGTGCTGCAGCAGCTGCAGACGATGCGTGGCCCGGCCGCGTCGACGCCGCCGCCAGCGGGGGTCCTGGGCTGCCCGCTCCGCTGCAGGCCGGGCCCGCCGCACCCCCACACCACAGACCCTTGCTGGCCGGCGCCATGGCGCCTGGAGCGCTGGGATCGCTGAGCAGCCGCTCAGCCTTCTCGCCACTGCAGCCCAACGCCAGTCACTTCGGTGCCGAAGCGGGCGCCTACCCGCTGGGCGCGCCGCTCGGCCTCAGtccgctgcgcctggcctactCCGCGGCGGCGGCGCACAGTCGGGGTTTGGCCTTCATGGCTCCCTACTCCACTGCCGGCCTGGTGCCCACGCTCGGCTTCCGCCCGCCCATGGACTACGCCTTCAGCGATCTCATGCGTGACCGCTCGGCCGCCGCTGCTGCGGCGGTGCACAAGGAGCCAACCTATGGCGGCGGCCTGTACGGGCCTATGGTCAATGGCGCTCCGGAGAAGCAGTAG